The following DNA comes from Chryseobacterium gallinarum.
AGATCAACACCTATGCAATTATTAGAACAAGTAAAGCATTTCCCTGAAACCGTTCAGTTCCATGATGTCATCGCTTATATTGATTCTCATTTTGACTTTACCCCGGCAGCATTTAAAAATGGAAATATCAGAAATGAAGAAGGGCAGAACAGCGGATCATGTAAGATTTTTGGCTTCGCTTCATACTATGGACTTCCTGAAGATCAGACCCTGCATCTTTTCGGAGAATTTTACAGGGAAGACGTATTAAAACACCCTAATGGAAACGATCATCAGAATATCAGAAACTTTATGGAATTTGGTTGGGATGGTGTAATTTTTGAAAGTGACCCGCTGAAAGAGAAATAATCACATGTCATCCAATAAAAATGCCCTGATTCGCTATAAAACATTAGATAAATGCCTGAAAAACAAATACCGGAAATATACCCTGGAAGATCTTATTGATGAATGTTCTGAAGCTTTATTTGAATTTGAGGGAAAAGAATCTTATGTAAGCAAGCGTACAATCCAGCTCGATCTTCAGAATATGCGCAGTGAAAAATTCGGGTACGAGGCTCCTATAGAGGTATATGAAAGAAAATATTACCGCTATAGCGATCCGGACTATAGTATTCATAATATTTCGGTGAACGAAAGTGACCTGAAGGCGATGAACAATGCTATTCAGATTTTAAAACAGTTTAAAGATTTTTCGATGTTTAAAGAAATGAATGGAGTAATCCAGAAACTGGAAGATTCTATTCATTCTACCAGCCAGAAATCTATTATCCATCTGGACAAAAATGAGCAGCTGAGAGGTTTGGAGCATATTGATATTCTTTATGAAAGTATCGTCAATAAAAAGGTTTTAAAAATCCTCTATAAAAGCTTTACCGCAAGAGAGTCCAATATATATACCGTTCATCCCCAGTTGCTGAAGGAGTATAACAACCGCTGGTTTCTGATCTGCCTTTATAAACAGAAAATGTATAATCTTGCGCTGGACAGGATGGAAAGCATCGAGGTGGATGAGAGTCTCTCTTATATAGATAAAGAACTGGATGGCGATGAATATTTTAAAGATATTGTAGGCGTTACTGTCTCGGATTCATTGGCTCCAAGAAATGTTGTTTTCTTTGTAGATGCAGCCAATGCTCCTTATATTAAAACCAAGCCTTTACATAAAAGCCAGGAAATTATACATGAAACAAAACAGGGGACCCTGTTTAAAGTCTGTGTGCAGATTAATTTTGAATTAGAAAGATTATTGCTGGGCTTCGGGGATGCTCTTACCGTTCACAAACCCCGTAAGCTGCGATTAAGAATGGAGGAAAAATTCAAAATGGGGTTTGAAAATTATCAGAACCTTGAAATTCCGGATGTCCATTAATGTAAATATTAATTTGTATTCTTCAATTTCAGAAAAGAAAAAGAGACGGCCTCATTATGGGCTGTCTCTTTTCACTAATTTTAAATCTAACTACTTTTACGTTTATGCAGTAATCTGCTTTTTTTCTTTTTCCTTTTCATCTACTTTTTTGTCTATCTTTTCAGATATTTTTTTTACGATATATTCTATCGCCAGTGGTGCTATAATTGCAATTAGTGCTTTAAATATTCTTGATTTCATAGTGTGATTTTATAAAATATATACAATTTCCAAGCCAAGATAAACGGACGGATTAATCAGAAAAGAAAAATTCTTTTTTTTCTTTCCGTAAAAGGATTAAAACAATATCGATAAATTTACTGTTTCATGGCACCGGCGAAAAATTTTTATGCCAATGGGTTTAAATAAAGTCATAGATCCCGTTTTTCCATCCCAGTACTTTAGAAGAATCGGCTTTAAGCCAGTTTTTTAAAATAGTAGCATATACTTTTCG
Coding sequences within:
- a CDS encoding HopJ type III effector protein: MQLLEQVKHFPETVQFHDVIAYIDSHFDFTPAAFKNGNIRNEEGQNSGSCKIFGFASYYGLPEDQTLHLFGEFYREDVLKHPNGNDHQNIRNFMEFGWDGVIFESDPLKEK
- a CDS encoding helix-turn-helix transcriptional regulator — encoded protein: MSSNKNALIRYKTLDKCLKNKYRKYTLEDLIDECSEALFEFEGKESYVSKRTIQLDLQNMRSEKFGYEAPIEVYERKYYRYSDPDYSIHNISVNESDLKAMNNAIQILKQFKDFSMFKEMNGVIQKLEDSIHSTSQKSIIHLDKNEQLRGLEHIDILYESIVNKKVLKILYKSFTARESNIYTVHPQLLKEYNNRWFLICLYKQKMYNLALDRMESIEVDESLSYIDKELDGDEYFKDIVGVTVSDSLAPRNVVFFVDAANAPYIKTKPLHKSQEIIHETKQGTLFKVCVQINFELERLLLGFGDALTVHKPRKLRLRMEEKFKMGFENYQNLEIPDVH